The Mesoterricola silvestris sequence GTGGACGTGGTGCTGGTGGAGATCGGCGGCACGGTGGGCGACATCGAGAGCCAGCCGTTCCTGGAGGCCATCCGCCAGTTCAAGCTGGAGGCGGGCCACGGCAACGCCATCAACATGCACCTCACCTACGTCCCCTACATCAAGGCCGCGGGCGAGTTGAAGTCCAAGCCCACCCAGCACAGCGTCAAGGAACTGCGGGCCCTGGGCATCCAGCCCGAGGTGCTGGTGTGCCGCGCGGACGTGGAGATCCCCCGGAGCCTCAAGGACAAGATCGCCATGTTCTGCTCCGTGGCCCCCGACGCGGTGTTCAGCTGCAAGGACGCCACCACCATCTACGAGGTGCCCCTCAACCTGCACCTGGAGGGCATGGACGCCAAGGTGGCCTCCCTCCTGGGCCTTCCGGACCGCCAGCCCGACCTCACCCCCTGGCACGATCTCCTCAAGCGCATCCGCAACCCCCGGGGCAGCGTGCGCATCGGCATCGTGGGCAAGTACGTGGAGTTCAAGGAGAGCTACAAGTCCCTGATCGAGGCCCTGCACCACGCCGGCTACGGCCTGGAGACCCAGGTGGACCTGAAGTGGATCGAGGGGGAGGAGCTGGAGCACGGCAACGTGGACGAGTTCCTGGGGGACTGCCACGGGATCCTGGTCCCCGGCGGCTTCGGCGTGCGCGGCACCTCCGGCATGATCAAGGCCATCCAGTACGCCCGCGAGCGCAAGGTGCCCTTCTTCGGCATCTGCCTGGGCATGCAGATGGCCTCCGTGGAGTACGCCCGCAACGTGGCGGGCCTCGACGGTGCCGATTCCACCGAATTCGAGGACAACCCGAAGCACCGGGTCATCTTCAAGCTGCGTGAGCTGGTGGACGTGGAGGAGCTGGGCGGCACCATGCGCCTGGGCGCCTACCCCTGCGTGCTGGTGGAGGGAAGCCGGGCCGCCCTGGCCTACGGCGGCACCCAGATCAGCGAACGCCACCGCCACCGGTACGAATTCAACCAGGCCGAGTTCCGGGGCCCCCTGGAGCGCAACGGCCTGGCCTTCACCGGCGTGAGCCCGGACGGGACCTTCGTGGAGATCGTGGAGATCCTTGACCATCCCTACTTCCTGGGCTGCCAGTTCCACCCGGAATTCAAGTCCAAGCCGCTGGCGCCCCACCCGCTCTTCACCGCGTTCGTGAAGGCCAGCACCTCCAACCGGACCTGATATCCCTCCCATGAGACAATCAACTTCTTCCATGAGGTAGCACTTGACCTTCGCGGCGACGAACATCGACAAACTCTGCATCGACACCATCCGGTGCCTGGCCATGGACGGCGTCCAGAAGGCCAACAGCGGCCACCCCGGCACCCCCATGGCCCAGGCCCCCGCGGCCTACGTGCTCTGGACCAAGTTCCTGAAGCACCACCCCGCCAATCCCCTCTGGGCGGACCGGGACCGCTTCGTGCTCTCCTGCGGGCACGTGTCCATGCTCATGTATTCCCTCCTGCACCTGGCCGGCTACGGCCTGCCCCTGGACGAGCTCAAGGCCTTCCGCCAGTGGGGCTCCAAGACCCCCGGGCACCCCGAGTTCGGCCACACCGCCGGGGTCGAGACCACCACGGGCCCCCTGGGCCAGGGCATCGGCAACGCGGTGGGCATGGCCATCGCGGAGCGCTGGCTCGCGGACCGCTTCAACCGCCCCGGCTTCAAGGTGGTGGACCACCACACCTACGTGTTCGCCGGGGACGGCGACGTCATGGAGGGCATCGCCCAGGAGGCCGCCAGCATCGCCGGGCATCTGGCCCTGGAGAAGCTCGTCCTGCTCTACGACAACAATTCCATCACCATCGAAGGCCGCACCGACCTGGCCTTCACGGAGGACGTGGGCAAGCGCTTCGAGGCCTACGGCTGGCGCGTGCTCAAGGTGGCCGACGGCGAGAACCTGGAGGCCCTGGCCGCGGCCTACGCCGAGGCCGCCACCCCCTGCGGCAAGCCCACCCTCATCGACTGCCGGACCATCATCGGCTTCCCCGCCCCAACCAAGAAGGACACCCACGGCGCCCACGGCTCCCCCCTGGGCGAGCCCGAGATCCGGGCCACCAAGGAGATCCTGGGCTGGGATCCCGACGGCCACTTCGTGGTGCCCGCCGAGGCCCAGGCCCACTGGAACGCCTGCGGCACCCGCGGCGCGGCCGCGGAGGGCGCCTGGAAGGAGCTCTTCGCCTCGTACCGGGCCGCCTTCCCGGAACTGGCCGCGGAGTTCGAGGCCTTCATGCGGGGCGAGCTGGCCCCGGGCTGGCAGGAGGCCCTGCCGGTCTTCCAGCCCGGCCAGGACCAGGCCACGCGCGAAGCCGGCGGCAAGGTGCTCAACGCCCTGGCCGGCAAGCTTCCCAACCTCATCGGCGGTTCCGCCGACCTGGCCCCTTCCAACAACACCCACCTCAAGGACGGCGGCGATTTCGGCCCCCGCGCCAGCGGGCGCAATTTCCACTGGGGCATCCGCGAGCACGGCATGGGCGCCGTCCTCAACGGCATGGCCCTCCACGGCGGCCTGCGGGTCTTCGGGGCCACCTTCCTGATCTTCTCGGACTACATGCGCCCCAGCGTGCGCCTCGCGGCCCTCATGGGCCTGCCCGTGGACTACGTGTGGACGCACGATTCCATCGGCGTGGGCGAGGACGGCCCCACCCACCAGCCCGTGGAACAGGTCATGACCCTGCGCATGATCCCGAACATGACCCTCATCCGCCCCGCCGACGCCAACGAGACCGTGGAGGCCTGGCGCGAAGCCATGGCCCACGCCAACGGCCCCGTGGGCCTGGCCCTCACCCGCCAGAAGCTCCCCGTGCTGGACCCCGCCAAGGCCAAGGGCGCCGCCAAGGGCGCCTACGTCCTGGAGGAGGCCAGCTCCGCCCCCCGCCTCATCCTCATGGCCACCGGCAGCGAGGTGCACCTTGCCCTCCAGGCCCGCAAGGCCCTGGAAGCCGACGGCATCCCCACCCGCGTCGTCTCCATGCCCAGCTGGGAGGTCTTCGCGAGGCAGTCCCCCGCCTACCGCGAGGAGGTCCTCCCCCGCGCCATCACCGCCCGCGTCTCCATCGAGGCCGGCGTCACCTTCGGCTGGGAGAAGTGGGTGGGCTTCCAGGGCGCCTCCATCGGCCTGGACCGCTTCGGCGCCTCCGCCCCCGCCGAAGTCCTCTTCGAGAAATTCGGCTTCACCGTCGAGAACGTGGTGAAGGTCGCGAAGGGCGTGGCCGGACTCTAGGTACGGGTCCCGGACCTTCGCCCCGGTTCGCTGACGCAGACAAGCTGCGTCAGCGGAAGGAGCGCGGATTTGGGACCGGGAGGGGTGCTGCCGCGTTCGTCCTCCGTTGGATGGGGGTGGGCGAGTGATCCCGGGGCTCCCCGGGGGGGCCTACGTCCCGTGGGCCCGCTGCAAGTGGAGTCTGGAGGCAGGCGGTCCGCGCCGACGTTGATTTGTGCCTGCATTCAAAGGCATTCAGCGTCGGCGCGGACCGCGTGCCTCCAGACCCCACTCGCAGCGGGCCCATGGAACCCTAGGCCTCCGGGAAGGGCGGGATCCCCCCCTGACCGGAACCAACAACGAAGCTGGAATGTGAAACCTCGCCCCATCGTCCCCGACGGCACCCAACGAGGCCGGCTTGTCCGGCCGAGTAACCGGCGCGACGGTCCGGAACCCGCCCCAGGATCGCCCCGGACCCCTAAAGGTCCTTCATGATTTCGGCCTTCTTGGCCTTGTAGTCCTCGGGGGAGATGAGGCCCTTCTTGCGGAGGGCTTCGAGGCGGGTGAGGCGGTCCTCGGCGGAGGCGGCGGGCTTGGTGGCGACGGGCTCGGGGGCCCGGGCGGGTTCGGCGCGGGGGGGGGCCAGTTCGACCTTGGCGCTGCGGGCGTCCACACGGGACATCTCCTGCATCAGGCCCACGGCGCGCAAGCATTCGCTTTCGGCGTTGGCGAAGATCTTGTGCTTGGGGTCGGTTTCCCGGGCGGCCTTGAGGAAGGGCACGGCGGCGGCGTAGTCGCCGAGGATGAACTGGCACATGCCGACGTTGTAGTTGGTGCGGCCCAGGTACTTGGGCTTGCACTTGGGGTCGGCCTGGGCGGCCTGGAGGGCCTCCAGGGACTTGGCCAGGGCGCCGCGGCCGTCCTGCAGCTGCAGGCGCTTGTAGGCGTCCTTCATGCCGTAGTCCTTGTCGTCGTAGAAGATCAGCTTGCGCTGCTCGGTCCAGGACAGGAGCATCTTGTGCACCTGGTCCCGGGCCATGTTCACGGCCATCTCCCGCACCTCGGTGTCGGAGGGGTACTCGGGCCGGCCCTGGGTGGAGGACTCTTCCCGGCTGGGGGAGACCGCGATGCGCTGCTGGCTGTAGATGCGGCCCGAGGCCAGGTCCACGGCCTGGATGGAGCCGTTGAACTCCACCTGGGTCTTGGAGGTGTAGGTGGTGACGGCGGGGTGGTACTCGCCCTTCTTGTCGGTCCAGGCCGCGTCGGTCTTCTGCAGGGGGATGTGCTTGACGTCGGAGCGCTGGACCTTCACGAAGAGCAGCACCGGGGAGCCCAGGAGCTTGCCCAGCTCCACCGCGGTCTTCTCGTCCACCAGGCCCGAATTGGAGAGTTTCTGCTCGCCCAGCACCTTCTCGATGTTGCCCCGGTCCAGCACGTCCAGCTGGCCCGCGGAGGTGAGGTCGGCGATGCAGGCCGAGAGCAGGTCCTCGGCGGCGGCGCTGTTCACGGGGGCGAAGGCCACCCGCTGGACCTTGATGCCCAGGCCGGGGGGGTGGGTGAGGGTGACCTGCACGTCCGGATTGATGAGGGCGTCCCAGAACTGGGCCTGGGCGGGGACGGCGAGGGCGCCCGCGGCGATGAGGACGGCGATGGGGCCTGGGCGCATGGGGCTTCTCCTGGGCGGCGGGTTTGGGTAATTCAAGCCTGGAATCCCCGGGGGTGGCAAGGGTCGGGGCGGGGTCTCGTATTATAACTTATTAATCAGACAATGAAAGGCCTCAGCCCCGGTGGACCAGGTGGATGGCGTCCAGGCGGAGCCGGGCTTCGCGCAGGTGGGTGTCCAGGGCGGCTTTCTGGTGCAGGAGCCCCTCGATGTCCCCCTCGCTCACACCGCCGTTCACCCGGCGCAGGGCCCGCAGCCGCTCGATCTCCCGGTCCAGGTGTGCGGCCAGGTCCTGCCGGGCCTTGGCCAGGAGGCGGGGCGCCCTCGCCTCCGCGAGGCCGCCGGCCCGGGCCAGCATGCGGGGGAGGAGCTCCTGGCGCACCTCGGGCCGGGCCAGGAGGCCCTGGCCGGCGGCGGGCCGGGCGCTGCGCGCCAGGAGGGCCCGGGGCAGCGCCGCCGTGAGGTCCCGGCCCTGGGCGTCCACCACCACCCGCAGGGGGGTGGGGGGCAGGAAGCGGTCCACGTGCAGCTGGGGCGGGGCCGCGCAGGCCAGGACGTACACGGCCTCCAGGTACAGGGCCGAAGCCTTGGGGTCCGGCCACCGCCCAAAGCAGGAGGTGCCCCCGCCGCCGCCCAGCAGGAGGTCCAGGGCGCCGCTCACCAGCGGGTGGTCCCAGGTGAGGAACTGGAGCTCCTCCCG is a genomic window containing:
- a CDS encoding CTP synthase, which codes for MTKWVFVTGGVLSSLGKGIAAASLGALLEARGLKVTLMKMDPYLNVDPGTMSPFQHGEVFVTDDGAETDLDLGHYERFTSVPTTRNHTITTGRIYNTVIQKERRGDYLGKTVQVIPHITDEIKATMRKVARDVDVVLVEIGGTVGDIESQPFLEAIRQFKLEAGHGNAINMHLTYVPYIKAAGELKSKPTQHSVKELRALGIQPEVLVCRADVEIPRSLKDKIAMFCSVAPDAVFSCKDATTIYEVPLNLHLEGMDAKVASLLGLPDRQPDLTPWHDLLKRIRNPRGSVRIGIVGKYVEFKESYKSLIEALHHAGYGLETQVDLKWIEGEELEHGNVDEFLGDCHGILVPGGFGVRGTSGMIKAIQYARERKVPFFGICLGMQMASVEYARNVAGLDGADSTEFEDNPKHRVIFKLRELVDVEELGGTMRLGAYPCVLVEGSRAALAYGGTQISERHRHRYEFNQAEFRGPLERNGLAFTGVSPDGTFVEIVEILDHPYFLGCQFHPEFKSKPLAPHPLFTAFVKASTSNRT
- a CDS encoding SHOCT domain-containing protein, with product MRPGPIAVLIAAGALAVPAQAQFWDALINPDVQVTLTHPPGLGIKVQRVAFAPVNSAAAEDLLSACIADLTSAGQLDVLDRGNIEKVLGEQKLSNSGLVDEKTAVELGKLLGSPVLLFVKVQRSDVKHIPLQKTDAAWTDKKGEYHPAVTTYTSKTQVEFNGSIQAVDLASGRIYSQQRIAVSPSREESSTQGRPEYPSDTEVREMAVNMARDQVHKMLLSWTEQRKLIFYDDKDYGMKDAYKRLQLQDGRGALAKSLEALQAAQADPKCKPKYLGRTNYNVGMCQFILGDYAAAVPFLKAARETDPKHKIFANAESECLRAVGLMQEMSRVDARSAKVELAPPRAEPARAPEPVATKPAASAEDRLTRLEALRKKGLISPEDYKAKKAEIMKDL
- the tkt gene encoding transketolase, with translation MTFAATNIDKLCIDTIRCLAMDGVQKANSGHPGTPMAQAPAAYVLWTKFLKHHPANPLWADRDRFVLSCGHVSMLMYSLLHLAGYGLPLDELKAFRQWGSKTPGHPEFGHTAGVETTTGPLGQGIGNAVGMAIAERWLADRFNRPGFKVVDHHTYVFAGDGDVMEGIAQEAASIAGHLALEKLVLLYDNNSITIEGRTDLAFTEDVGKRFEAYGWRVLKVADGENLEALAAAYAEAATPCGKPTLIDCRTIIGFPAPTKKDTHGAHGSPLGEPEIRATKEILGWDPDGHFVVPAEAQAHWNACGTRGAAAEGAWKELFASYRAAFPELAAEFEAFMRGELAPGWQEALPVFQPGQDQATREAGGKVLNALAGKLPNLIGGSADLAPSNNTHLKDGGDFGPRASGRNFHWGIREHGMGAVLNGMALHGGLRVFGATFLIFSDYMRPSVRLAALMGLPVDYVWTHDSIGVGEDGPTHQPVEQVMTLRMIPNMTLIRPADANETVEAWREAMAHANGPVGLALTRQKLPVLDPAKAKGAAKGAYVLEEASSAPRLILMATGSEVHLALQARKALEADGIPTRVVSMPSWEVFARQSPAYREEVLPRAITARVSIEAGVTFGWEKWVGFQGASIGLDRFGASAPAEVLFEKFGFTVENVVKVAKGVAGL